The Kribbella sp. NBC_00662 nucleotide sequence CGCTGCGGCGGTCCCGTCAGGTGGAGAAGGCACTGCGGACCGAGCTCGAGAAAGTTGCCGACAGCCACGTAGTCGCGCCGGCCCGCGACGAGCTCACGGCGTACACGACCTGCCGCGACAGCCTGGCTGTCGCCCGCGGCTAGGTCTTCACTGTCCCGATAGCCCTGCTGTCGCCGGGCCGCGCGCAGATGTCGACGCGCGCCCCGGCGGACAGCCGCGGTCAGAGCTCGGCGTCGGGAGCGTATTGCGACATCGAGATCTTGGCCGCGGAGGTCAGGTCCTCCTCCGTCGTCGTGCCGGAGGCGCGGATGGCTTCGATCCAGGCCCGGACGGACTGCTCGTTGTAGCTGATCACCTCGGCGGAGTTGGCCATCTCGGCCGGGTCGGTGTCCGCCGGCAGCTCGCCGGTGACGTAGAGCGCGAGGCCGAGCAGACCGCCGTCCCAGCCCGGGCCGACCCAGAGCGCGCCCGCGCCGCCGGGCGCCGGGGCCTCGCTCATCGAGTGCTCGAGCTCCAGCTCGGTCGACGCGTGCGCTCCGGGCAGCAAACGCAGCTCGAGGAGACTGTTGGGGCCACCAAAGGTCACCTTGAACCGCTTGGGCGGCTCGCACTCCAGGATCTCGCCGCCGGCGTTGCCCTCCAGCTGGAAGGAGCCGCCGACCTCGAGGTTGCCGGAGACGGGCATGAACCATCGCTTCATCCGGTCGGGGTCCGTGAGGGCGTCCCACACCTCCGCCGGCTCGGCCTGGTACGAGCGGCGCATCAGCACCGTCGCGGTCTCGCCGGTGCGGCTGACCTCGCGTTGGACCGCGTTGATGTGCTCGAGGATGTCGATCACGGGTGATTCCCTCTCCTGCTCGGCTGCTGGGGTGGACCTCAGAATGCCGGGCGGCGCTTATATAAGTCAAGGGTGAGATAATCATGCCGCCTCCGCCGACAAGGGGAGCGGTGCGACCGGGTACTCGTCGGCGGGGTAGGGCGTCGCAGTGGTCTCGGCCGGCGCGGGGTGTGGAGCGAGCGCGGGGCTGTCGAACGCGGCGTCGGCGCGAGGAGCGTTCTTGGTGAAGGTCGCCGTACCTCGGCTGAGGTCGTGGCCGACGGAGAACGCTTCGAGGATCACCCTGCTGACCTGCTCGCCCGCCTCGTTGGTCCACTCGTGGGTGCGAAGCCGGCCGGTGACGATGACGGGCTGGCCGGTGCGGATCGATTCGAATGCGTTCTGCGCCAGGATTCGCCAGCAGTCCACGGTGAACCAGGTCGTCGGTTTGTCGACGAACCGCTGGCTTGTCTTGTCGAACTGGCGTGGGGTCGAGCCGACTCGGAAGGTGGCGTGCGGTTGCTGCCCGACCTCCTTGAAGTCGGGGCCGCTGCCGACCCAGCCCTGAACTGTCACGTACGTGTCGCCGACGCTCATCGCGTTGCCGTCCCTTCGGTGCGGGTTGCCTGTCGGCAGAGAAGATGCACCGTTCGCGGCGTGGTGAGACGCCCGAATTCGTGCCTGTGGAGAAAGCACATAGGCTCTACGTATGGCGGAATTCATCTACACGCTTCGCAACGTCCGGAAGGCGCACGGTGACAAGGTCGTTCTCGACAACGTCACCTTGAACTTCCTCACCGGCGCGAAGATCGGCGTGGTCGGGCCCAACGGCACCGGTAAGTCCTCGCTGTTCAAGATCATGGCGGGGCTCGACCAGCCCTCCAACGGCGAGGCGCGGCTGGCGGAAGGGGCGACGGTCGGGATCCTGCTGCAGGAGCCTCCGTTGACCGAGGGCAAGACCGTGCTGGAGAACGTGCAGGAAGGGGTCGGCGACACCAAGCAGAAGCTCGACCGCTTCAACGAGATCTCCGCCGAGCTGGCCGACCCGGACGCCGACTACGACACGCTGCTGGCCGAGATGGGTGACCTGCAGACCGAGCTCGACCACCGCAACGCCTGGGACATCGACGCCCAGCTGGAGCAGGCGATGGACGCGCTGCGTTGTCCGCCGCCGGATGCGATCGTCGACAAGCTCTCCGGTGGTGAGCGTCGCCGGGTCGCGCTGTGCAAGCTCCTGCTGCAGCAGCCCGATCTCCTGCTGCTCGACGAGCCCACCAACCATCTGGACGCCGAGTCCGTGCAGTGGCTGGAGCAGCACCTGCAGAAGTACCCGGGTGCCGTCATGGCGATCACCCACGACCGGTACTTCCTGGACAACGTGGCCGAGTGGATCCTCGAGCTCGACCGCGGCCGGACGTACGGCTACGAGGGCAACTACTCGAAGTACCTGGAGACCAAGAAGGCGCGTCTGGTCGTCGAGGGTCAGAAGGACGCGAAGCGGCAGAAGATCCTGGAGCGCGAGCTCGAGTGGGTCCGGTCGAACGCGAAGGGCCGGCAGTCCAAGAGCAAGGCCCGTCTGCAGCGGTACGAGGAGCTGGCCGCCGAGGCCGAGCGCGCCAAGAAGCTGGACATCGACGAGATCAACATCCCGCCGGGTCCGCGTCTGGGCAGCACGGTGCTCGAGGTCAGCAAGCTGGAGAAGGGCTTCGGTGACCGCAAGCTGATCGACGGCCTGAGCTTCAGCCTCCCTCGCGCCGGCATCGTCGGCATCGTCGGTCCGAACGGCGTCGGCAAGTCGACGCTGTTCCGGATGATCGTCGGCGAGGAGCAGCCGGACGCCGGCAGCCTGAAGCTGGGCGAGACGGTCAAGATCTCGTACGTCGACCAGTCGCGCGGGGGCCTGGACCCGAAGAAGACGGTCTGGCAGCAGGTGTCCGACGAGCTCGACTTCATCAAGGTCGCGCACTTCGAGATGCCGAGCCGCGCGTACGTCGCGTCGTTCGGCTTCAAGGGCCCGGACCAGCAGAAGCCGACCGGCGTCCTGTCCGGTGGTGAGCGGAACCGGCTGAACCTGGCGCTGACGCTGAAGATGGGCGGCAACCTGCTGCTGCTCGACGAGCCGACCAACGACCTGGACGTCGAGACCCTGCAGTCGCTGGAGGATGCGCTGCTGGAGTTCCCGGGCTGTGCGGTGGTCGTGTCCCACGACCGGTGGTTCCTGGACCGCGTGGCGACCCACATCCTCGCCTGGGAAGGCACCGACGACGACCCGGCCAAGTGGTTCTGGTTCGAGGGCAACTTCGCGTCGTACGAGGCGAACAAGGTCGAGCGGCTCGGCCCGGAGGCGGCTCGCCCGCACCGCGTCACCCACCGTAAGCTCACCCGCGACTGAGCAACCGTCGAAGGACCCCGCTTCCCAATCGGAGGCGGGGTCCTTCGTGCTTGTCGATAGTTAGCCCTTGCGCTAAGTATCAAACGATGGCAATACTTAGCCTCATGGCACAGTATTCGGCTGACGTGGACGGTGTGTTCGTCGCGCTCGCTGATCCGACCCGGCGCAGTGTGATCCGGCGGCTCGGGCGTGGGCCGACCAGTGTGGGGGAGCTCGCGGCCGACTTCCCGATCACGCTGCCGTCGTTCATGAAGCACGTCCGGACGCTCGAGTCGAACGGGCTGATCCGCACGGTCAAGGTCGGTCGGGTGCGGACCTGTGTGCTGAATCGCGAGCGGCTGGCGCTCGTCGACGACTGGCTCGCCGAGCAGCGCCGGATCTGGACCGATCGCACCGATCGGCTGGAACGCCTCGTCACGGAATCCCAGGAGGAAGAGTCATGATTGATCCCGAGCTGGATCTGACCGTCGAGCGGGTGATCCGAGCGCCGCGGGCGACCGTCTGGAACGCCTGGACCGATCCCGCGAAGTTCGCGCAGTGGTGGGTGCCGGCGCCGGCGGTGTGCCGGGTCGAGCGGCTCGAGGTTCGTCCGGGCGGCGCGATGGTGACGCAGTTGAGCGAGGACGGGACGCAGTTCGTACCGCATCTCGATGCGAGTTTCCTCGTGGTCGAGGAGATCGAGCGGCTGGTGTTCACCAATGCGATCGACAGCAGTTGGCGTCCCGCCAGTCCGGAGCCGTTCCTGATGACGGCAGAGGTGATTCTCGCGGAGCATCCCGACGGCACGGACTACCGCATCATCGTGCGCCACGGGACATCGGCCGCCCGGGCGCAGCACGAGGAGTTGGGGTTCGCAGACGGGTGGGGCACGGTCACGAAGCAGTTGGCGACGCTTGCCGAGAGGGAGAACCGATGAAGCTCGTGCTGACGGAGTTCGTCACGCTGGACGGGGTGAGCCAGGGGCCGGGGTCGCCGACCGAAGACACCAGTGACGGGTTCACGCGCGGTGGGTGGTTGGTGCCGTTCATCGACCAGGCGTTCGTCCAGCAGACGTCTGACTGGTTGGAGCGAGCAGACGGGTTGCTGCTGGGGCGGCGGACCTATGAGGCGTTCGCCCGGGACTGGCCGCAGATCACCGACCCGGATGATCCCTTCACGCACAGGATGAACTCGCTGCCGAAGTACGTCGTGAGTCGGACGCTGAGCGAAGGTGAGTGGCAGCCGACGACTGTGCTGAGCGACTTCGAAGGCGTTGAAGAGCTGAAGGCCCGGCCGGGTCGTGAGCTGCAGGTGCACGGGAGTGCGCGGTTGGGGAATGCGCTCCTTGGGGCCGGGCTGGTGGACCTGGTGCGATTGGTGGTCGCGCCAACGGTCATCGGAGCCGGCAGGCGGTTGTTCGACCAGCCAGGTGAGACGGCCGGGCTGAAGCTGACGAAGTACGATGCGACGCCGAGCGGGCTGCTGTTGCTCGAGTACGAGACCGTCGGCGTCGCGCGGGTGGGGGAGTACGAAGGCGTCAGCGCGTTTGTGTGACGTGGTCGTCCAGGACGGTCTGCACCACCGACAGGTCCGAGGTGATCAGGGCCTTCCAGAGCGCCCAGCCGCGGGCACGTGCCCACATCCCGGCGTCCTGGGCGACCGCCGAGCGGAAAGCCTCGCGGGACGGGCCGGAGAAGAACGTGTAGGCGATCACCAGATCGCAGGCCGGATCGCCGACGCCCGACGTACCGAAGTCGATGACGGCCGACAGGCGACCCTCGTGCACGAGCAGGTTCCCTTGGGCGATATCGCCGTGGAACCACACCGGCGGCCGGTCCCACGTCGACGCCAGAGCGGCGTCCCACACCTCGCCCGCGAGGTCCGCGTCGATCCGGTCCTTGAGTACGGCGAGAGCCTCGACCGTCTCGTCGTGGTAGTGCTGCAGCGTGGCGCCGCGATAGAAGCTGTGCTCGCCGGCCAGCGGTCCGCCGGTGGCGTCGATGCCCTGCAGAGCGTGGATGAAGTCCGCGATCGCCTCCGCGAAGGCAGGCAGGTCGGTCACGGTTTCGGTCGATGCGGTCCGGCCGTCGATCCAGCGCCGGATCGCCCACGGATGCGGATAGCCCTCGCCCGGGGCGCCCTTGGCAATCGCGGTCGGGATCTCGACCGGCAGGTACGGCGCGAGCACCGGCAACCACCGATGCTCCTTGTCCACGGCCGGCACGTACGCCGAGGCCGTGGGCAGACGCGCGGTCAGATCGGTGCCCAGCCGGTACGTCCGGTTGTCCCAGCCGTCGACCTTGACCGGGGTCACCGGAAGGTCGGCCCACTGCGGGAACTGCTGCGCGATCAGTCGGCGTACCAGCTCGGCGTCGATTCCGGCCCGGCCGTCTTCGTGAAAATCCGTCACGCCGCGAAGCCTTCCGGAGCTGTCGGGCAGTCTCAAACGCTTTAGCCGCCGGCTTCAGCGACCGAGTCGTTCAGGAACGCGGAGATCGTCTGCAGCTCCTCGATGCTGCGGCTCGCGAGTACGCCGTGCATCCGTTCGCCCTGGTCGGCGTACAGCGGGACGAGCTTGTCCTGGATCGCTTCCAGCGACGGCGTGACGACTACCTTGCGCCGGTCGCCGGGGTCGGGCCGGCGGGTGACGAAGCCGTGGGACTCGAGCCGGTCGATCACGCCGGTGACGGTGCCCGAGGTCAGCCCGGTGTGCTCGGCGAGCTGTCGCGGTGTCAGCGGCCCGTATGCCTGCAGCAGCGTCATGAACTGCGAGTCGCTCGCGCCGAGTCCGACCTTGGCGGAGACGGCGTGGTTGTACAGCACCACTTCGGCGATGAATCGGATCAGCCGTTGCTGGATCTCGCCGGTGAGCTCTTCACGAGTACTGGTCATGGTCCGCCTCAGCATAGGGCTTGCATTTCTCTCGGATCTCCAAGATACTCGGTTTATCAAGATACTTGAAGGGACGAGAGAAAATGAAGGTATTGGTGATCGGTGGCGGGACCGGCGGCCTGGCCCTGGCGCACGGCCTGAAGCGAGCCGGGATCGGCGTGACCGTGTTCGAGCGGGACGCGGTGCGGACCGACGGTCTGCACGGTTACCGGGTAGGGATCGACCCGGACGGCAGTCGCGCGCTGCATGCGCTGCTGCCGAAGGACCTGTACGACACGTTCGTGGCCACGAAGGCGCGCGATCCGAAGTACTTCAACATGCTCACCGAGGACTTCAAGGAGGTCCTGTCGATGGAGATCCCGGCATCGACGGATCCGGTCGAGAGTGAGAAGTCGATCAGCCGGATGACGCTTCGCCAGGTGCTGCTCACCGGGCTCGACGACGTCGTCGAGTTCGGCAAGGAGTTCACCCACTTCGAGCAGCACGGCGACCAGGTCACGGCGTACTTCGCCGACGGCACGAGCGCCACCGGTGACCTGCTCGTCGCCGCTGACGGGTCAGGATCGCGGGTGCGGCGTCAGTACCTGCCGCAGGCGAGGACCGAGGAGACCGGGATCGTCGCGATCGCGGGCAAGCTGCCGATCACCGAGGAGAGCGCGAAGCTGGTGCCGCCGAAGGTCTTCGAAGGCATCTCGATCGTGACCGCGCCGCGCGGATTCGCCTGCATCCTGCACGTGATGGAGTTCCAGTGGGACCGCGACGGCCACGTGAAGCGCGGGATCGGCGGCAACACCGAGGAGCTCATCCGGCGCTGGCCGGGCCTGCAGTTCGACAACACGCGTGACTACATCAACTGGGGTCTGTCCGCGACGAAGGACAAGCTGCCGGCGAACATCATGCAGCTGAGCGGCGCGGAGCTCGTCAAGGTCGCCCTCGACGCCACCCCGGGCTGGCACCCGAACCTGCGCCGGCTGTTCGAGCTGACCGATCCGGGCACGTGCTTCCCGGTGAACATCTGGACGTCGGTCCCGCTTGAGCCGTGGAAGACGACCAACGTCACGCTGCTGGGTGATGCGATTCACACCATGACGCCGGGCCGCGGTGTCGGCGCGAACACCGCGCTCCGCGATGCGGTGAACCTGTGCCGCGCACTGATGGACGTACGCGACGGTCGCCGGGAGTTGATCGCCGCGGTGCATGACTACGAGGCGAAGATGATCGAGTACGGCTTCGACGCCGTGATCAAGTCGCGGGCGCAGATGACGTCCGCCGACCCGGTGCACAAGCCCGTGGTCGGCCGGGTTGCGTTGGCCGGCATGCGGACGGCGATGCGGACCGTCAACCACCTGCCGCCGGTCAAGCGCCGGATGCGCGACTCGATGCTCGCC carries:
- a CDS encoding SRPBCC family protein gives rise to the protein MIDILEHINAVQREVSRTGETATVLMRRSYQAEPAEVWDALTDPDRMKRWFMPVSGNLEVGGSFQLEGNAGGEILECEPPKRFKVTFGGPNSLLELRLLPGAHASTELELEHSMSEAPAPGGAGALWVGPGWDGGLLGLALYVTGELPADTDPAEMANSAEVISYNEQSVRAWIEAIRASGTTTEEDLTSAAKISMSQYAPDAEL
- a CDS encoding MarR family winged helix-turn-helix transcriptional regulator, giving the protein MTSTREELTGEIQQRLIRFIAEVVLYNHAVSAKVGLGASDSQFMTLLQAYGPLTPRQLAEHTGLTSGTVTGVIDRLESHGFVTRRPDPGDRRKVVVTPSLEAIQDKLVPLYADQGERMHGVLASRSIEELQTISAFLNDSVAEAGG
- the ettA gene encoding energy-dependent translational throttle protein EttA; translation: MAEFIYTLRNVRKAHGDKVVLDNVTLNFLTGAKIGVVGPNGTGKSSLFKIMAGLDQPSNGEARLAEGATVGILLQEPPLTEGKTVLENVQEGVGDTKQKLDRFNEISAELADPDADYDTLLAEMGDLQTELDHRNAWDIDAQLEQAMDALRCPPPDAIVDKLSGGERRRVALCKLLLQQPDLLLLDEPTNHLDAESVQWLEQHLQKYPGAVMAITHDRYFLDNVAEWILELDRGRTYGYEGNYSKYLETKKARLVVEGQKDAKRQKILERELEWVRSNAKGRQSKSKARLQRYEELAAEAERAKKLDIDEINIPPGPRLGSTVLEVSKLEKGFGDRKLIDGLSFSLPRAGIVGIVGPNGVGKSTLFRMIVGEEQPDAGSLKLGETVKISYVDQSRGGLDPKKTVWQQVSDELDFIKVAHFEMPSRAYVASFGFKGPDQQKPTGVLSGGERNRLNLALTLKMGGNLLLLDEPTNDLDVETLQSLEDALLEFPGCAVVVSHDRWFLDRVATHILAWEGTDDDPAKWFWFEGNFASYEANKVERLGPEAARPHRVTHRKLTRD
- a CDS encoding dihydrofolate reductase family protein; this encodes MKLVLTEFVTLDGVSQGPGSPTEDTSDGFTRGGWLVPFIDQAFVQQTSDWLERADGLLLGRRTYEAFARDWPQITDPDDPFTHRMNSLPKYVVSRTLSEGEWQPTTVLSDFEGVEELKARPGRELQVHGSARLGNALLGAGLVDLVRLVVAPTVIGAGRRLFDQPGETAGLKLTKYDATPSGLLLLEYETVGVARVGEYEGVSAFV
- a CDS encoding FAD-dependent oxidoreductase — encoded protein: MKVLVIGGGTGGLALAHGLKRAGIGVTVFERDAVRTDGLHGYRVGIDPDGSRALHALLPKDLYDTFVATKARDPKYFNMLTEDFKEVLSMEIPASTDPVESEKSISRMTLRQVLLTGLDDVVEFGKEFTHFEQHGDQVTAYFADGTSATGDLLVAADGSGSRVRRQYLPQARTEETGIVAIAGKLPITEESAKLVPPKVFEGISIVTAPRGFACILHVMEFQWDRDGHVKRGIGGNTEELIRRWPGLQFDNTRDYINWGLSATKDKLPANIMQLSGAELVKVALDATPGWHPNLRRLFELTDPGTCFPVNIWTSVPLEPWKTTNVTLLGDAIHTMTPGRGVGANTALRDAVNLCRALMDVRDGRRELIAAVHDYEAKMIEYGFDAVIKSRAQMTSADPVHKPVVGRVALAGMRTAMRTVNHLPPVKRRMRDSMLAYRGADRDELTLEITPRPVAR
- a CDS encoding SRPBCC domain-containing protein, which codes for MIDPELDLTVERVIRAPRATVWNAWTDPAKFAQWWVPAPAVCRVERLEVRPGGAMVTQLSEDGTQFVPHLDASFLVVEEIERLVFTNAIDSSWRPASPEPFLMTAEVILAEHPDGTDYRIIVRHGTSAARAQHEELGFADGWGTVTKQLATLAERENR
- a CDS encoding aminoglycoside phosphotransferase family protein, with amino-acid sequence MTDFHEDGRAGIDAELVRRLIAQQFPQWADLPVTPVKVDGWDNRTYRLGTDLTARLPTASAYVPAVDKEHRWLPVLAPYLPVEIPTAIAKGAPGEGYPHPWAIRRWIDGRTASTETVTDLPAFAEAIADFIHALQGIDATGGPLAGEHSFYRGATLQHYHDETVEALAVLKDRIDADLAGEVWDAALASTWDRPPVWFHGDIAQGNLLVHEGRLSAVIDFGTSGVGDPACDLVIAYTFFSGPSREAFRSAVAQDAGMWARARGWALWKALITSDLSVVQTVLDDHVTQTR
- a CDS encoding helix-turn-helix transcriptional regulator is translated as MAQYSADVDGVFVALADPTRRSVIRRLGRGPTSVGELAADFPITLPSFMKHVRTLESNGLIRTVKVGRVRTCVLNRERLALVDDWLAEQRRIWTDRTDRLERLVTESQEEES
- a CDS encoding single-stranded DNA-binding protein, encoding MSVGDTYVTVQGWVGSGPDFKEVGQQPHATFRVGSTPRQFDKTSQRFVDKPTTWFTVDCWRILAQNAFESIRTGQPVIVTGRLRTHEWTNEAGEQVSRVILEAFSVGHDLSRGTATFTKNAPRADAAFDSPALAPHPAPAETTATPYPADEYPVAPLPLSAEAA